Proteins from a single region of bacterium:
- a CDS encoding ABC transporter permease, translated as MDYFLDAITGAFQLIFTLDSEVVTITLLSLRVAVSATIIAAILGVPLAYIIATREFKGKGVLLTLFNTLMALPTVVVGLFCYSLLSRKGPLGFLDLLFTPSGIILGDVILAFPLIVGLTIAAVHSVDSRARLTAVSLGASPRQASITILAEARFGLMAALFNGFGRVVAEVGSAIMLGGNIRGYTRTITTAIALETSKGEFAFGMALGIVLLAVALSVNLTFRRLQSRMK; from the coding sequence ATGGACTATTTTCTCGACGCCATAACCGGAGCTTTCCAGCTGATCTTTACACTGGACAGTGAAGTCGTGACCATCACCCTGCTGTCTTTGCGGGTTGCGGTGAGCGCGACCATTATCGCGGCGATCCTCGGGGTCCCCCTCGCATACATCATTGCAACCCGGGAGTTTAAGGGCAAAGGCGTCCTTTTAACATTATTCAATACGCTCATGGCCCTTCCCACCGTTGTGGTAGGGCTTTTCTGCTATTCCCTCCTCTCCCGGAAGGGCCCCCTTGGTTTTCTGGACCTCCTTTTTACGCCTTCAGGCATTATCCTCGGTGACGTGATCCTGGCCTTCCCTCTCATTGTAGGACTCACCATAGCAGCAGTTCACTCCGTGGACTCCAGGGCGCGCCTCACCGCTGTGAGTCTCGGAGCGTCACCGCGCCAGGCATCCATCACTATTCTGGCTGAAGCCCGGTTCGGTCTCATGGCTGCCCTGTTTAACGGATTTGGACGGGTGGTAGCAGAGGTGGGTTCGGCCATAATGCTGGGAGGGAACATCCGGGGCTACACCCGGACCATAACGACAGCCATCGCCCTTGAGACCAGCAAGGGCGAGTTTGCCTTTGGTATGGCCCTCGGAATCGTCCTCCTTGCGGTGGCCCTTTCGGTGAACCTGACTTTCCGCAGGCTGCAATCAAGGATGAAATAG
- a CDS encoding substrate-binding domain-containing protein: protein MNQSTFRTVVLILTLLLPMSVQAADRLKLSSTTSTDNTGLLAYLLPVFEKETGLKVDVIAVGTGKALKLAENGDVDVTLVHAPSAEKAFVEAGYGVNHRAVMANYFVIVGPEKDPAGVGAAISAEEAFRKIAESGSPFVSRGDNSGTHIKEQSIWKAVLGDVPTGKSWYLESGKGMGETLTIADEKLGYSLSDSGSYLKYSDKMDLKMLFVKSSDLLYNPYGIMAVNPEKQPHVNYEGAMKLIDFMVSEEGQRLIGGFTDKFGNKLFVPMAGKPGGGK, encoded by the coding sequence CTATGTCCGTCCAGGCGGCGGACCGGCTGAAGCTGTCCTCTACAACAAGCACCGACAACACGGGATTACTGGCTTATCTTCTTCCCGTTTTCGAGAAGGAGACCGGCCTTAAGGTGGATGTCATCGCTGTGGGAACCGGCAAGGCGCTCAAGCTGGCCGAGAACGGGGATGTGGATGTGACCCTGGTGCACGCGCCTTCCGCGGAAAAGGCCTTCGTGGAAGCGGGATATGGAGTGAACCACCGTGCCGTGATGGCCAACTACTTTGTGATCGTGGGCCCTGAAAAGGACCCGGCCGGCGTAGGCGCCGCCATTAGCGCCGAGGAGGCGTTCAGGAAAATTGCCGAGAGCGGGTCCCCCTTCGTTTCCAGGGGAGACAACTCGGGCACCCATATCAAGGAACAGAGCATCTGGAAAGCGGTGCTCGGGGATGTTCCCACGGGAAAAAGCTGGTATCTCGAGTCAGGCAAAGGCATGGGGGAGACGCTGACCATCGCCGACGAAAAGCTGGGCTACTCGCTCTCTGATTCCGGGAGCTACCTGAAATATTCCGACAAGATGGACCTGAAGATGCTTTTCGTAAAGTCTTCCGACCTTCTGTACAACCCCTACGGGATCATGGCGGTGAACCCGGAAAAACAGCCCCACGTCAATTACGAGGGGGCCATGAAGCTCATCGATTTCATGGTTTCGGAGGAGGGACAAAGGCTCATCGGGGGGTTTACAGACAAGTTTGGGAATAAGCTTTTCGTTCCAATGGCGGGGAAGCCGGGTGGAGGTAAATAA